The genomic interval CCGAACCGGTGTTATTAAACGCATCCACCAATTCCGCCGCAAGACGCTCGGACATTTCGTGACCGCTGCGGGAGCGGGCTGCGTTGATCACCCAGCGCATTCCCAAAGCCTCGCGGCGGGCATCGCGGATTTCAACGGGAACCTGATAGGTAGCACCGCCGACGCGGCGGCTCTTTACTTCCACCATCGGCTTTACATTATCAAGAGCCTTAAGGAAAACCTCGAGAGGATCCTTATCGGTTTTTTCCTTCATTTTATCCATGGCATCGTATACGACGCGAACGCTTGTGGCCTTCTGGCCGCGAAGCATCATGCGGTTAACGAACTTGGATACGACAACACTGTGATACTTAGCGTCGGGAGCGACGGGCCTGTCGATTGTCTTATTCTTTCTTCCCATTTTTCTCTCTCCTTATGCTTTCGGACGCTTGGCGCCGTACTTGGAGCGACTGCGCTTACGATCGGCAACGCCAAGGGTATCCTTGGTTCCTCGAACGATGTGATAACGCACACCAGGGAGATCCTTAACACGACCGCCGCGGATTAATACTACGGAGTGTTCCTGAAGGTTATGTCCGATACCGGGAATATAGGCGGTTACCTCGATTCCATTGCTCAAGCGAACACGAGCGACCTTTCGGAGAGCTGAGTTCGGCTTTTTCGGGGTTACGGTCATAACGCGGGTGCAAACACCACGACGCTGGGGACAAGACTGAAGAGCCGGGCTTTTGGTCCGGTATTCAACAGATTTTCGTCCCTGTTTGATCAACTGATTTATTGTAGGCATCTGCCTTTTCTCCTATATGATCCGGCCAGCACTCCGGATAAAATCTGAATAATGCGGTGCTTATCTTACAAGCACGCGCATAAACTGTCAATCGTTCTCGTCAGAATCGAAATCCGAATCATCTTCGATGGCTTCGGTTTCCTTCTCAAGTTTCCTGCGTTCCAGAATCTCGTTCATCTGAAGATCGAGGTCGGCATTGTTCTTATCGAAAAGCTTGACGTTTCGATAAGTCTTGATGCCGGTACCCGCGGGAATCAGGTGACCGATAATGACGTTTTCCTTCAAGCCGCGAAGATTATCGCTGGCTCCGGAAATCGCCGCGTTAGTAAGAACACGAGTCGTCTCCTGGAAGGACGATGCGGAAATGAAGGAATCGACATTAAGAGACGCCTTCGTGATTCCCTGGAACATCGGACGGGCGATAGCCGGCTGTCCGCCTTCCTGCATAACCCGGGAGTTTTCCTCATGGAACTTGTACTTGTCGGCCTGTTGCCCGAAAATAAAGCGGGTGTCTCCTACGGATATGATTTCGACCTTTCGAAGCATCTGGCGGACAATAACGCCGATATGCTTGTCGTTGATCGAAACGCCCTGAAGCCGATACACCTGCTGGATTTCGTCCATAAGGTAGTTCTGAAGAGCGTTTTCTCCCGAAACCATAAGGATTTCGTGAGGATTGTAGGCTCCGTCGCACAATTGTTCGCCGGATTCCACGGTATCTCCGTCGCGCACAAGCAAACGCTTGGTCATCGGCACGAGATGCTTGAATTCCTTTCCGAACTGATCGCGGACGATCAACACGCGCTTGCCTTTCAGGATGCCTTTAAAGGAAACGGTTCCGGAAATTTGGGCGAGAACAGCGGGCGACTTCGGTTTTCGTGCTTCGAAAAGCTCGGAAACGCGGGGAAGACCTCCGGTGATGTCCCTCGTCTTGGCGGATTCCTTAAGCATCTTCGCGATGGTCGTTCCAGCCTTGATGACAGCCTTTTCTTCGACCAGAAGATACGCGCCTCCGGGAAGGTAGTAGGAACCGATGGTATTACCGGATTCATCGGTAATGTGCACGCGAGGCTGCTTCGTATCAAGCTGGAATTCGGCGATGCGTTTTTCGATTTTACCGGTTTCTTCGTCCAATTCTTCGTTAAGAGTCGATCCGGGGATAATGTCTTCAAAGTGGACGTATCCGTCGTATTCGGCGATTATCGGCTCGGAGAAGGGGTCGAAGGTTGCAATGGTCTGAGTTGCGGGAACAAAGTCTCCGGCCTTTATCACAAGTTCGGAACCGTTTCTGATTTCGATCTTCTGATCCTGGCTAACGAGACGGATAATATTGCCCATCACGGAAACATACGCAATGTCTTCCGCGAGAACTTCCTTTCCGCCGTGCGAGTAAAGGGCTTCTCCCTTCAATATGCGGTGTCCGTCCTCGACGAGAATCTTGTCGGCCTTGGCGAGTTCGTATTCGCGGATGACTTTATTTACGGTGAGCCAGCCCTTACGGGTAAAGAGCCAGTTTCCGTTTTTCAGCGTAACGTGAGTTCCTGCGACGTCTTTTACGACGACAGGATACTTCAACAGAATTCTGTTTTCTTCGCTTATCTTGGTAGCCGTACCACCGACGTGGAAGGTACGCATGGTAAGCTGGGTTCCCGGCTGTCCGATCGACTGTGCAGCTATGATTCCGACCGCTTCGCCGATTTCGACGATCTTGTTATGGGCAAGGTTTCGTCCGTAGCACTTCACGCACACGCCGTGCTTGGATTCGCAGGTGAGAACAGTGCGGAGCTTAACGGATTCAACGCCGGCTTCTTCGATCTCGAGAGCAAGCTCGTCGGTGATGTATTCGTTGACGTCGACGATGACGTCGCGGGTGATCGGATGCAGAACGCGTTCCAGCGTATAACGGCCGGTAATGCGGTCGTGAAGCGCTTCGATCACTTCGTCGCCGTCTTTCACTGCGGAATACTCGATTCCGTTGATGGTTCCGCAATCTTCTTCGTTCACCACGACGTCCTGCGCGATATCGACGAGACGGCGGGTCAGATATCCGGCGTCGGCTGTTTTAAGAGCCGTATCCGCGAGACCCTTACGGGCGCCGTTCGTGGAGATGAAGAATTCGATAACGGTCAAACCTTCTTTAAAGTTCGAGCGGATCGGGAGTTCGATGATGTCTCCGTTCGGCTTCGCCATAAGACCTCGCATACCCGCGAGCTGGCGGATCTGGTTGCGGCTACCGCGCGCGCCCGACGTGGCCATCATGAAGATCGTATTGAAACCGTTTTTGTCGGCTTCCATGGTCTTCATCATTATGTTCGTCAGTTCTTCGTTGGTCTTGGACCATACTTCGACTACGCGGTTATAGCGTTCATCCTGGGTAATGTGACCCTGCTGATACTGCCGCTGAATTCCGTCTACTTCCTTGTTCGCGCGGTCGATCATTTCCGCTTTTTCTGCCGGAACGATGATGTCGTCCATGGACAGGGTCGCACCGAAGAAGGTTGCGTACTTGTAACCGGTGGACTTGAGCTTGTCGAGCATCTGAACGGTAAGCCAGGGACCTGAATCCTTGTGAACCTTTTCAATGAGCTTGCGGATCTGCTTGTCGTCGAGGGTAACATTGGTAAAGGGAACGCCTTCGGGCATTTCCTCGTTGAATATCAGGCGTCCGGGAGTGGTTTCGACCATTTCTCCGCGGTAGGGAAGCTTGATCAGAGCCTGCCAGGCCAAAGCGCCGGATTCAGCGGCCATCATCACTTCGTCTACATTCGTGAAACGCCGTCCGGTACCATGGGCTTCAGGCTTGACCTTGGTCAAATAGTACAGACCGAGAACCATGTCCTGGGAGGGGAATACGATCGACTTGCCGTTCGCGGGGTCGAGGAGGTTCCGGCTTGAAAGCATGAGAGTCCAGCATTCCATCTGCGCGGCCTGGGTGAGAGGCACATGGACGGCCATCTGGTCTCCGTCGAAGTCGGCGTTGAACGCGCGGCAAACGAGGGGGTGCAGACGAATAGCCTTTCCTTCCACCAGTACGGGCTCGAAAGCCTGGATACCGAGGCGGTGCAGCGTAGGAGCGCGGTTAAGCATAACCGGATGCTCGCGGACAACCTCGTCGAGGATGGCGAACACTTCCGGAGACTCCTGCTCGACGAGCAGCTTGGCTTTTTTGATGTTGTACACAACGTCTTTGTCGACAAGCTTCTTCATGATGAAGGGCTTGAAGAGTTCCAACGCCATTTTCGTGGGGAGACCGCACTGCCAGAGCTTGAGGTCGGGACCGACGACGATAACCGAACGTCCGGAGTAGTCTACGCGCTTACCGAGAAGGTTCTGGCGGAAACGACCCTGCTTTCCCTTAAGCATGTCTGAAATGGACTTAAGGGGGCGGTTCGAGGCGCCCTTGATGACGCGCTTTCTTTTCGAGTTGTCGAAAAGGGCATCGACCGCTTCCTGCAGCATTCGCTTTTCGTTGCGGATGATGATGTCGGGAGCGTTCAGAGTCATCAACCTCTTGAGGCGGTTGTTTCTATTAATGACGCGGCGGTACAGGTCGTTCAAGTCGCTGGTCGCGAAGCGCCCGCCGTCGAGCTGGACCATCGGGCGAAGCTCGGGAGGAATGACCGGAATAACGTCGAGAATCATCCACGACGCTTTATTGGTCGAAGCGCGGAAATTTTCGACGATTTCGATGCGTTTCAGGAGGCGCTTGTCCGATTTCGGGCCTTTCTCGATCATCTTGGCGCGGAGCTCCGCGGCGAGTTCGTCGAGGTTAAGGTTTTCAAGAAGGGTTTTAACCGCTTCAGCGCCCATGCCTGCGGTGAACGAGCCGCCGTAGCGCTCGGTAGCCTCGTGGTATTCTTCCTCGGTGAGAAGCTGATTCTTTTTAAGATCGGTGTCGCCCGCGTCGATTACGATGTACTTTTCATAGTAAAGAATCGAACGGAGAGCCGCGACCTGGAGATCGAGGAGAAGGCCCATGCGGCTGGGAACCGAGCGGTAATACCAGATATGGGATACCGGAGCGGCGAGCTCGATATGACCCATGCGCTCGCGGCGAACCTTGAAGTGAGTGACTTCAACGCCGCAACGATCGCAAATAACGCCCTTATAGCGTATGGATTTAAACTTGCCGCAATAGCATTCCCACTCTTTTGTGGTTCCGAAAATTCGTTCGCAAAACAAACCGTCCTTCTCCGGGCGGAGAGTACGGTAATTGATGGTTTCAGGTTTTTTCACCTCGCCGTACGACCATGCGCGGATGGTTTCGGGCGAAGCGAGTTTTATTTGCAGACTATCAAAATCCTGTATGTCTCTCATGATCGTTCCTTATCAGAAATTCGAGCCGGCTTTTACGATCAGTTCCTCATCACGTTCGGTGAGGGGGATCTGTTTGCCTTTCGCGTCGTAAATGGTGAAATCCAAAGCCAGTCCGCGGAGTTCCTGCACAAGTACGTTGAACGACTCGGGAACGCCGGCTGCTGTCGAAGGTTCGCCCTTCACGATCGATTCATAAATCTTCGAACGACCGTTCATGTCGTCGGACTTGATCGTCAAAAGCTCCTGCAGAGTGTTCGCGGCGCCGTATGCCTCGAGCGCCCATACTTCCATTTCTCCGAGGCGCTGACCGCCGAACTGAGCCTTACCGCCCAAGGGCTGCTGGGTAACCAGCGAGTACGGACCGGTCGAACGGGCATGCATCTTGTCGTCGACAAGGTGATGGAGCTTGAGGAAGTAGATGACTCCGACGAATACGGGATTATCGAAGGGAACGCCGGTGCGGCCGTCGCGGAGCATGACCTTGGAGTTGGTCGGGAACCCGGCGGCTGCGAGCTTTCCTTCTATCTGTTCGTTCGACGGACTCTGGAAAACGGGAGATTCGTACCATTCGTCGAGGAATTTGGCCGCCAATCCCAACTCGGATTCCATAATCTGTCCGATATTCATACGGGAAGGAACGCCGAGCGGATTCAAACAGATATCCAGCGGAGTGCCGTCTTCCATGTAGGGCATGTCTTCTTCCGGAAGAATAAGGGCAACGATACCCTTGTTTCCGTGGCGTCCGGCCATCTTATCGCCGATTCTCAGCTTGCGCTTCGTAGCGATAAGAACCTTGACGACTTCGTCCACGCCGGGATTAAGATCGTCGCCTTCGGTTCTCTTCAGGCGCTGTACGTCGATTATCGTTCCTTCGACCCCGTGCGGAACACGGAGAGACGAATCACGGACTTCCTTCGCTTTTTCGCCGAAGATCGAGTTCAGAAGCTTGAATTCGGGAGTCGTTTCGGTTTCGCTCTTGGGAGTAACCTTTCCGATAAGGATGTCTCCGGACCGGACTTTCGCACCGATGCGGATGATTCCTTCCGCGTCGAGATTGTCGAGGCTCTTTTCGCTGGTATTCGGGATGTCCCGGGTCAGCTTTTCGGGTCCGAGCTTCGTCTCGCGGACTTCGGTTACGAATTCCTTGATATGTATAGAGGTGAACATGTCCTCTTTAACGACTCTCTGCGAAATAAGGATGGCGTCTTCGTAGTTGTATCCGTTCCAGGGCACGAATCCGACCAGGATGTTTCTTCCGAGCGCGAGTTCGCCGTGATACGTCGAAGGGCCGTCCGCGAGCGGAGTCCCCTTCTCCACCTTCTGTCCTGGGAGAACGACGGGACGCTGGTGATAACAGGTGTCCTGGTTGGTTCTCTGGTACTTGAGAAGGGGATATTCGTCGCGAATCGAAGCGTCCTTGAGGCCTTCGGGCTTAATCAATACCTTGTCCGCGGAGACGAACTCGACGACGCCGGGGCGTTTGGCCTTGACCAATACTCCTGAGTCGTAGGCGCACTTCGATTCCATTCCGGTGCCGACGCGAGGCGGCTCCGGGAAAACGAGGGGAACAGCCTGGCGCTGCATGTTCGAACCCATGAGCGCGCGGTTCGCGTCGTCGTGCTCAAGGAAGGGAATAAGCGACGCGGATACCGAGATAACCTGCTTCGGCGAAACGTCGATGTACTGTATCTCTTTCGGCGTACGGGTCGTGTAATCGCCCTGGCGGCGGCAGGAAATCTGATCGGCGTGGAACACGCCCTTCTCGTCCATGGCCGTTGATGCCTGCGCGATGAAGTACTTATCCTCGTCCATAGCCTGCAGATATTCGATTTCTCGGGTAGCGACGCCGTCCTTGATTTTAACGTAGGGCGCTTCGAGGAAGCCGTAATCGTTTACGCGGGTGTAGTTGGCCAATGAAACGATAAGACCGATGTTCGGACCTTCAGGCGTTTCGATAGGGCACATGCGGCCGTAGTGGGTATAGTGGACGTCGCGGACTTCGAAGCCGGCGCGGTCGCGGGAAAGACCTCCGGGACCGAGTGCGTTCAAGCGCCTTTTGTGGGTCAACTCCGCAAGCGGGTTAACCTGATCCATAAACTGGGACAATTGGCTTGAACCGAAGAATTCCTTGATCGCGGCGACTATCGGCTTGATGGAAATAAGGTCCTGAGGCTTGATCGTCTCGGTTTCCTTCAAGCTCATACGCTCTTTGGCGATGCGCTCCATCCTGGAGAACGCGGTTTTCAGGGTATTCGTCATGAGCTCGCCGACCGACCGGACGCGGCGGTTGCCGAGGTGGTCGATATCGTCGATGGTTTCGTCGCCGACATACACCTTGATGAGGAACTTCATCGTCGCGATGATATCGTCCTTTATCAGGGTATATTCGGAAACGGGCTCGGCGTAGTCGAATTTCTTGTTCAGCTTGTAGCGTCCGACGCGGCCGAGGTCGTAGCGGCGGGACGAGAAGAACATGGAAACCAGGTCCTTCTCGGCGGCTTCTACGGTTATGGGTTCGCCGGGCATCAGCACGGAGTAGACGGCGGAAAGAGCGTCGTCGCGGGTAGGCTCGTCCGATTCGGCGTCTCTGCCGGAATACCGGATCTCTTCCCGCTCGAAGCAGTTGATGACCATCGGAGAATCGAGAGAATCAGGATGATCGAAATCGATGACCTCAACTTCGGAAATCTTGTTGATGATCAATTCGTCGATGTTATGCGGATGCAGCTTTTCGCCGGCGCGGTACAGCTTTTTCTTTTCGCCGCCTTCAGTATCTATCCAAATCGCGGTTGCCAGAATTTTTCCGACCAGGCCTTCGCGCTGATTGCGGTCCTCGGACACAGCGGCGATAGCGGTTTTGTAGAAGCAGCGGATGATTTCTTCGCGGGTTTCATAGCCGAGGGCGCGGAGGAACAGAGTTCCCAGAATGCGCTTTTTTCGGTCGATCTTCGCGTAGATGAGTTCTTTCTTCTGATCGATCTCGAACTCGAGCCAGCTTCCGCGGTACGGAATGATGCGGCTCGAGTAGACGCCTTTCTCGTGAGAGAAAATAACGCCGGGAGAACGATGGATCTGGGATACGACGACGCGCTCGGCGCCGTTGATCACGAAGGTTCCGCGATCGGTCATGAGCGGAATATCGCCCATGTATATATCTTTCTGACGGATTTCGCCCGTCTGCTGGAAAATCAGATTTATGCGCGCTTTCAATGGAACAGAATAGGTTAAACCCTTCTGTTTGCATTCAAGCTCTGAAAACTTGATGTTCTCTTCATCAAGCTCGTAGAATTCGTACTCAAGAAGCATGTCGCCGTTCGGGCTTTCGATCGGGAATGTCGAGCGAAATACGTCTTCCAGGCCGATTTCCTCGGAGGAGTCCGCAACACGTGTCTTGTCCCGCTGAAGAAATTTCTCATATGACGAAAGCTGTATATCTATCAGATCGGGCAATTCCATAAAATTACGGATATTTTTACCGATATACTGACGGTTGATCGCCTGATTTCTTGCGAACATCCAACACCCCCTAAAAAAAACGATTGGACACAGGGTCCGGAGACTACAAAAAGGTCCCTGCCCATACCTCCGGCAGGAACCTTTCGAGAATAATCAAACAAAACAGTGTGTCAGGCGGCTTGCGCAGCCCGACACATATGATACATCAAGCAACCTCGACCACACCGCCGGCGGCAGTAATGGCTTCCTTGATTTTTGCGGCTTCGTCCTTGGAAACGCCCTCTTTGAGAGTCTTGGGAGCGCCTTCGACGAGATCTTTCGCTTCTTTGAGTCCGAGACCGGTGACGGTGCGGACTTCTTTGATAACGGCGATCTTCTTGTCGTCTGCGGAAAGACCCTTGAGAGTTACGGTGAACTCGGTCTGCTCTTCAGCAGGAGCGGCTGCGGCTGCACCGCCGGCCATTACGGCTACGGGAGCGGCGGCTGTTACGCCGAATTTTTCTTCCATTGCCTTCACGAGTTCGGAGACCTCGAGAACGGTCATTGAAGCGATAGCGTCCAGAATCTGATCATTTGTCAAAGCTGCCATATTAACTTCTCCTTAATACGAATCTATTTCTGCCCGAAACGGGTGTTTTGGGCATCAGCGCCGCTGCATCTTCATACGAAAACGCCGGAACTGATTTTTCGCGGGACAGGACGACAGCAACGCGCACTGTAACCAGGGCGCATGAAGCCTGAACCGCGGTTTTTCTTAGGCTTCCGCCTTCTTGTCTGCCACTGCCTGCAGGGTGCGGGCGA from Teretinema zuelzerae carries:
- the rpoC gene encoding DNA-directed RNA polymerase subunit beta'; the protein is MRDIQDFDSLQIKLASPETIRAWSYGEVKKPETINYRTLRPEKDGLFCERIFGTTKEWECYCGKFKSIRYKGVICDRCGVEVTHFKVRRERMGHIELAAPVSHIWYYRSVPSRMGLLLDLQVAALRSILYYEKYIVIDAGDTDLKKNQLLTEEEYHEATERYGGSFTAGMGAEAVKTLLENLNLDELAAELRAKMIEKGPKSDKRLLKRIEIVENFRASTNKASWMILDVIPVIPPELRPMVQLDGGRFATSDLNDLYRRVINRNNRLKRLMTLNAPDIIIRNEKRMLQEAVDALFDNSKRKRVIKGASNRPLKSISDMLKGKQGRFRQNLLGKRVDYSGRSVIVVGPDLKLWQCGLPTKMALELFKPFIMKKLVDKDVVYNIKKAKLLVEQESPEVFAILDEVVREHPVMLNRAPTLHRLGIQAFEPVLVEGKAIRLHPLVCRAFNADFDGDQMAVHVPLTQAAQMECWTLMLSSRNLLDPANGKSIVFPSQDMVLGLYYLTKVKPEAHGTGRRFTNVDEVMMAAESGALAWQALIKLPYRGEMVETTPGRLIFNEEMPEGVPFTNVTLDDKQIRKLIEKVHKDSGPWLTVQMLDKLKSTGYKYATFFGATLSMDDIIVPAEKAEMIDRANKEVDGIQRQYQQGHITQDERYNRVVEVWSKTNEELTNIMMKTMEADKNGFNTIFMMATSGARGSRNQIRQLAGMRGLMAKPNGDIIELPIRSNFKEGLTVIEFFISTNGARKGLADTALKTADAGYLTRRLVDIAQDVVVNEEDCGTINGIEYSAVKDGDEVIEALHDRITGRYTLERVLHPITRDVIVDVNEYITDELALEIEEAGVESVKLRTVLTCESKHGVCVKCYGRNLAHNKIVEIGEAVGIIAAQSIGQPGTQLTMRTFHVGGTATKISEENRILLKYPVVVKDVAGTHVTLKNGNWLFTRKGWLTVNKVIREYELAKADKILVEDGHRILKGEALYSHGGKEVLAEDIAYVSVMGNIIRLVSQDQKIEIRNGSELVIKAGDFVPATQTIATFDPFSEPIIAEYDGYVHFEDIIPGSTLNEELDEETGKIEKRIAEFQLDTKQPRVHITDESGNTIGSYYLPGGAYLLVEEKAVIKAGTTIAKMLKESAKTRDITGGLPRVSELFEARKPKSPAVLAQISGTVSFKGILKGKRVLIVRDQFGKEFKHLVPMTKRLLVRDGDTVESGEQLCDGAYNPHEILMVSGENALQNYLMDEIQQVYRLQGVSINDKHIGVIVRQMLRKVEIISVGDTRFIFGQQADKYKFHEENSRVMQEGGQPAIARPMFQGITKASLNVDSFISASSFQETTRVLTNAAISGASDNLRGLKENVIIGHLIPAGTGIKTYRNVKLFDKNNADLDLQMNEILERRKLEKETEAIEDDSDFDSDEND
- the rpsG gene encoding 30S ribosomal protein S7, with amino-acid sequence MGRKNKTIDRPVAPDAKYHSVVVSKFVNRMMLRGQKATSVRVVYDAMDKMKEKTDKDPLEVFLKALDNVKPMVEVKSRRVGGATYQVPVEIRDARREALGMRWVINAARSRSGHEMSERLAAELVDAFNNTGSAYKKKEDTHKMAEANKAFAHYRW
- the rplL gene encoding 50S ribosomal protein L7/L12, with protein sequence MAALTNDQILDAIASMTVLEVSELVKAMEEKFGVTAAAPVAVMAGGAAAAAPAEEQTEFTVTLKGLSADDKKIAVIKEVRTVTGLGLKEAKDLVEGAPKTLKEGVSKDEAAKIKEAITAAGGVVEVA
- the rpoB gene encoding DNA-directed RNA polymerase subunit beta; translation: MFARNQAINRQYIGKNIRNFMELPDLIDIQLSSYEKFLQRDKTRVADSSEEIGLEDVFRSTFPIESPNGDMLLEYEFYELDEENIKFSELECKQKGLTYSVPLKARINLIFQQTGEIRQKDIYMGDIPLMTDRGTFVINGAERVVVSQIHRSPGVIFSHEKGVYSSRIIPYRGSWLEFEIDQKKELIYAKIDRKKRILGTLFLRALGYETREEIIRCFYKTAIAAVSEDRNQREGLVGKILATAIWIDTEGGEKKKLYRAGEKLHPHNIDELIINKISEVEVIDFDHPDSLDSPMVINCFEREEIRYSGRDAESDEPTRDDALSAVYSVLMPGEPITVEAAEKDLVSMFFSSRRYDLGRVGRYKLNKKFDYAEPVSEYTLIKDDIIATMKFLIKVYVGDETIDDIDHLGNRRVRSVGELMTNTLKTAFSRMERIAKERMSLKETETIKPQDLISIKPIVAAIKEFFGSSQLSQFMDQVNPLAELTHKRRLNALGPGGLSRDRAGFEVRDVHYTHYGRMCPIETPEGPNIGLIVSLANYTRVNDYGFLEAPYVKIKDGVATREIEYLQAMDEDKYFIAQASTAMDEKGVFHADQISCRRQGDYTTRTPKEIQYIDVSPKQVISVSASLIPFLEHDDANRALMGSNMQRQAVPLVFPEPPRVGTGMESKCAYDSGVLVKAKRPGVVEFVSADKVLIKPEGLKDASIRDEYPLLKYQRTNQDTCYHQRPVVLPGQKVEKGTPLADGPSTYHGELALGRNILVGFVPWNGYNYEDAILISQRVVKEDMFTSIHIKEFVTEVRETKLGPEKLTRDIPNTSEKSLDNLDAEGIIRIGAKVRSGDILIGKVTPKSETETTPEFKLLNSIFGEKAKEVRDSSLRVPHGVEGTIIDVQRLKRTEGDDLNPGVDEVVKVLIATKRKLRIGDKMAGRHGNKGIVALILPEEDMPYMEDGTPLDICLNPLGVPSRMNIGQIMESELGLAAKFLDEWYESPVFQSPSNEQIEGKLAAAGFPTNSKVMLRDGRTGVPFDNPVFVGVIYFLKLHHLVDDKMHARSTGPYSLVTQQPLGGKAQFGGQRLGEMEVWALEAYGAANTLQELLTIKSDDMNGRSKIYESIVKGEPSTAAGVPESFNVLVQELRGLALDFTIYDAKGKQIPLTERDEELIVKAGSNF
- the rpsL gene encoding 30S ribosomal protein S12, with the protein product MPTINQLIKQGRKSVEYRTKSPALQSCPQRRGVCTRVMTVTPKKPNSALRKVARVRLSNGIEVTAYIPGIGHNLQEHSVVLIRGGRVKDLPGVRYHIVRGTKDTLGVADRKRSRSKYGAKRPKA